In the Mycobacteriales bacterium genome, CGCGTCGTCGGTGAGGTCACCGGCCTCGACGTCACCCCCGACGTCGTCGACCGCCGCCCGGGTGACCCCGCCCGGGTCGTCGCCTCGGTCGAGAAGATCCGCGCGGGGCTGGGCTTCTCGGCCCGCCACGACCTGCACGACATGGTCGCGAGCGCCTGGGCCGGCTGGCAGCTGCGGCACCCCTGATGCGCGTGCTCGTCACAGGCGCGGCCGGCTTCCTCGGCTCGCACCTGGTGGACCGGCTGCTCGCCGACGGGCACACCGTCACTGCCGTCGACGACCTGTCCACCGGTCGGCTGGACCGGCTGGCCGCAGCGCGCGCTGTTGGTGGGCTGTCCTTCAGTCGCGCCTCGGTGCTGGACGACGCTCTGCCGGCGCTGGTGGCCCGCGCGCGTCCGGAGGTGGTCTGCCACCTCGCGGTCACCCGGGGCACGGCGCTCGAGGAGGTCCGCGGCAACGTCGTCGGGACGGCCGCGGTGCTCGCCGCGGCGGAGGCGGCCGGGGTGCGCAAGCTGGTGCTGGCCAGCGACGCCGCGGTCTACGGCCGGCCCCGCAGGCAGCCCGTCAGCGAGCGCGCAGGTCTCGCACCGAGGACGGCGTACGCCGCGTCGCGCGCCGCCGAGCTCGTCGTGCTGGAGCCCGCCTCGGTGGCGACCACGTCGCTCGTCCTCGGGCGGGTCTACGGGCCGCGGCAGGACACCGGCGCCGTCGCGATGATGGCCCGCGCGCTCGTCGGCGGGCGGCCGGCGACGGTCTTCGGCGACGGCCGGACCGTGCGCGACTGGCTCTACGTCGACGACGCCGTCGACGCGATCGTGCGGGCGACCGGGGAGCGGGCAGACGGCCGGCGGCTCAACGTCGCGTCGGGGCGCGGGCTGTCGGTCGAGGCGCTCCAGGAGGCGCTCGCTGACGCGACCGGCACCCGGCTGCCCGTCGACCGCGCGCCCGCGATCCCGGGGGAGCTGCGGTCGCTGGTGCTCGAGGTCGGCGCGGCCCGCCGGGCGCTCGGGTGGGAGCCGTTCACGGCGCTGCCGGTGGGCCTGGCCGCGACGGTGGCCGCACTGCGCGGCTGACCGGAGCCGGACAGCAGTCCGCCCGGTCCAGACGGGCAGGACCGGGCGGGATGCAGGTGTCGGCCGTCAGGCGTTGGGACGACGGCCGTGGTTGGCCTTGTTCTTGCGACGGCTGCGGCGCTTGCGGCCCTTCTTGGCCATGTCGGCGGTTCCTCTCGAGGTGCGGCGTGAGCGCCTCTAGCCTGCCACAGCCGCGCGGTCGGCCTCGACGACGCTGGCGGGCTCGCGCGGCTGACGCCCCCGCAGGCCAAGCACGACGAGCTGGGCGAGACCGGCGGCGATGAGGACGTCGCCGACGCTGACGACCTCGGGCCGCAGCGGGATGCGGACGGGTACGACGTCGGACAGCCAGCGCAGCCGGGTGTCGGCGTCGGCGAGCTCGTGGCGCGGGTCGGTGCCCGCGACGACGGACTGGGTGCTGACCCCGGCCCGCCCGGAGGCGTGGGCGGAGACGGGCATCGCGCCGTTGGCGCCCACGACGAGGGCGTTGGCGAGCAGGCCGAGGGCGACCAGACCGGTGCCGCGCACTCCGCGGTTGCGGGCCAGGAAGCCGGTCACGCACGCGGCGGAGACGACCAGGCCGGCTGCGTAGAAGGGGCCTCCGACGAGCGCGCCGAGGACCTGAGCGGCGAGGGCGGCGGGGACCAGCGGTGCGTTGCGGAGCCGGGTCGCGCCGAGCAGGTCGAGGCGACCTCCGGACAGCAGGCCGACCGTCACGGCGACGGTCAGCACGACGAGGACGAGGACCACGCCCCTAGTGTGGCGGCCGTGCCCCCCGTCCTGCCTCCCACGCCGACCGGCGGCGGCTTCGAGACGGTGCTCGTCGCCGACCGGGGTCTCTTGGGAGCCCGCGTCGTGCGCACCGTGCAGGCGCTCGGGGCGCGGGCCGTCACGGTCCACCTCGACGGGGAGCACGGCCACGGCGACGAGTCGGTGCTGCTCGGGGGTCCCGGCTCCGACGCCGACGTCGTCAAGGTCCTCGAGGCCGCCCGCCAGGCCGGAGCCGACGCCGTCCACCCAGGATCGGGGCCGCTCGCTGCCCACCCCGGCTTCGCCGCCGCGGTCGTGGAGGCCGGACTCGTCTGGGTCGGCCCGCCGGCGGGCTCGCTCGGCGGCACCCCCGTCCTGCCGGCGACGCGCCGCGAGGTGCAGTGGCTCGGTGGCGCCGCCGTCGACGAGCGCGACGTCGTCGACGACCTGATCGTGTCGTCCGGCCCGCCCCCGCCCTGTGCGGCCCCGCTCGCCGGTGCCGTCTCTGGTGTCGTCTCCGTGGTGGGTGAGCTCGTCGTGCCTCACCTCACCCTCGGTCACATCGTGACCGAGGAGGCCCTCGGCCTCGACCTCGTCGAGCTGCAGCTGCGCACGGCCGCGGGTGAGGACGTGCCCTACGAGGTCGTGGCGCGTGCCGCCGCGGGTGTCGTGCTGCGCGGCACGGGCACCGTCGAGCGCCTCTCCTGGCCCGAGGGCGTCCGTGTCGAGACCGCCTGCCGGGAGGGCGCCGCCGTCCCGCCCGACGGCGTCGTAGCCGTCCTCGCCGTTGCCGCCTCGACCACCGCTCTCGCCCTCGACGCGCTGCGCGCCGCCCTCGCGCAGACCGTCGTCGAGGGAGTCGCCCTCGTCGTACCCGATCTGGAGAGGACCCGCGCATGACCGACCTGGTCGCCACCCGCGACGGCCACGTGCTGCGCCTGCACATCGACCGCGAGCCCAAGCGCAACGCCCTCAACGGCGACGTGCTGCGCGGCATCCTCGAGGCGCTGCGCGACCTCGGCGACGCCCGGGTGGTCTCGGTGACGAGTGCGGGCGACCGGGTCTTCTGCTCCGGCGCTGACCTCGTCCAGATGGCCCCCGACGCGACGGGGCTCGAGGTGCACGAGGGTCGCGGGCTGCTGCGCGAGGTCGTGCTCGCGATGCGCGACTGCCCGGTGCCGGTCGTCGTGACCGTGCAGGGGCTCTGCCTCGCCGGCGGGGTCGGCCTGATCATGGGCTGCGACGTCGTCATCGCCTCCGACACCGCCGCCTTCGGGCTGCCGGAGGTCGACCTCGGGCTGTGGCCGTTCATGGTCAGCGCCCTGCTCGGGCGCCATGTCAGCCCGAAGCGGGCGATGGAGATGATGCTGTCCGGCCGGCGGGTGCCTGCCGCAGAGGCGCTCGAGATGGGGCTGTTGTCCCGGGTCGTCCCGGCCTCAGACCTGGTTGCGGAGTCGGCGACGCTGGTCGACGCCCTGGCCGCCAAGCCGCCCGTGGCCGTGCGGCTCGGCAAGGCGGCCTTCCACGCCGCGATGGCCTCCTCGCTCGAGGCCGGCCTCGAGGCCATGCAGGCCCAGCTGTCGCTGCTCAACACCACGCAGGACGCCGCGGAGGGCGTGACCGCCTTCCTGCAGAAGCGCACCCCGGAGTGGACCGGCCGCTAGCCGCGCCGCCCGGCCTGTCCCCCCGGACCCGGCTGTTGATCGACAGGGGATCT is a window encoding:
- a CDS encoding NAD-dependent epimerase/dehydratase family protein → MRVLVTGAAGFLGSHLVDRLLADGHTVTAVDDLSTGRLDRLAAARAVGGLSFSRASVLDDALPALVARARPEVVCHLAVTRGTALEEVRGNVVGTAAVLAAAEAAGVRKLVLASDAAVYGRPRRQPVSERAGLAPRTAYAASRAAELVVLEPASVATTSLVLGRVYGPRQDTGAVAMMARALVGGRPATVFGDGRTVRDWLYVDDAVDAIVRATGERADGRRLNVASGRGLSVEALQEALADATGTRLPVDRAPAIPGELRSLVLEVGAARRALGWEPFTALPVGLAATVAALRG
- a CDS encoding DUF5317 domain-containing protein, which gives rise to MVLVLVVLTVAVTVGLLSGGRLDLLGATRLRNAPLVPAALAAQVLGALVGGPFYAAGLVVSAACVTGFLARNRGVRGTGLVALGLLANALVVGANGAMPVSAHASGRAGVSTQSVVAGTDPRHELADADTRLRWLSDVVPVRIPLRPEVVSVGDVLIAAGLAQLVVLGLRGRQPREPASVVEADRAAVAG
- a CDS encoding biotin carboxylase N-terminal domain-containing protein — protein: MPPVLPPTPTGGGFETVLVADRGLLGARVVRTVQALGARAVTVHLDGEHGHGDESVLLGGPGSDADVVKVLEAARQAGADAVHPGSGPLAAHPGFAAAVVEAGLVWVGPPAGSLGGTPVLPATRREVQWLGGAAVDERDVVDDLIVSSGPPPPCAAPLAGAVSGVVSVVGELVVPHLTLGHIVTEEALGLDLVELQLRTAAGEDVPYEVVARAAAGVVLRGTGTVERLSWPEGVRVETACREGAAVPPDGVVAVLAVAASTTALALDALRAALAQTVVEGVALVVPDLERTRA
- a CDS encoding enoyl-CoA hydratase-related protein, translating into MTDLVATRDGHVLRLHIDREPKRNALNGDVLRGILEALRDLGDARVVSVTSAGDRVFCSGADLVQMAPDATGLEVHEGRGLLREVVLAMRDCPVPVVVTVQGLCLAGGVGLIMGCDVVIASDTAAFGLPEVDLGLWPFMVSALLGRHVSPKRAMEMMLSGRRVPAAEALEMGLLSRVVPASDLVAESATLVDALAAKPPVAVRLGKAAFHAAMASSLEAGLEAMQAQLSLLNTTQDAAEGVTAFLQKRTPEWTGR